The following proteins are encoded in a genomic region of Glycine soja cultivar W05 chromosome 17, ASM419377v2, whole genome shotgun sequence:
- the LOC114392322 gene encoding uncharacterized protein DDB_G0284459, whose product MAGAIHATKHQKLPLAQHQEDQNKFYYHFLYKATLVLIFFVILPLFPSQAPEFINQSLLTRNWELLHLLFVGVAISYGLFSRRNDETEKEHNNNNSKFDTAQTLVSRFLQVSSFFEDESESPVESDNETKVQTWSSQHYRNEPVVVVAASPRLKKHSSFDDQSGDKPLLLPIRSLKSRLSDEAEDVDVQSLNRSMNSKRFSSNSNRKAEVEADADVQSLNRSTTFKRFSSNSNRNGEVEADGVGVDVDVQSISRSTISQRFSSNSNRKAEVEADDVDVHVQSLNRSTSSKRFSCNSNRNTEVESSRVENKNKESVVLPSPIPWRSRSGRLEPKQEEFDDAFNMMLSPSKEESRPVKSQPSRASSRASSVSPSPSFSSESLAKNSEDSVRKKAFYKSCPPPPPPPPPMMFHKSVSMKPRYGGSFNEEPSFNKELKRSFKSERNMPVGKKIDEENKPMQRTSFRSDKIMGHASVPLVSQPAEKESFLVESNDDEDEDTETEDEDVGGGRIIVQNQNNDSGKGPQVIGGESSKTDGDEGPDVDKKADEFIAKFREQIRLQRIECIKRSTKSARNSTR is encoded by the coding sequence ATGGCAGGTGCAATCCACGCCACAAAGCACCAAAAACTCCCACTTGCACAACACCAAGAGGACCAAAATAAGTTCTATTACCATTTCCTCTACAAAGCCACACTAGTCCTCATCTTCTTCGTTATTCTCCCTCTCTTCCCCTCACAGGCTCCTGAATTCATCAACCAGTCACTCCTCACCAGAAACTGGGAACTCCTCCACCTTCTCTTCGTTGGCGTCGCCATCTCCTACGGCCTCTTCAGCCGCCGGAACGATGAAACGGAGAAAGAGCATAACAACAACAACTCAAAGTTCGACACTGCACAAACTCTTGTGTCAAGGTTCCTTCAGGTGTCATCTTTTTTCGAGGACGAGAGTGAGAGCCCGGTCGAGTCCGATAACGAAACAAAAGTCCAAACGTGGAGCAGTCAACACTACAGGAACGAACCTGTGGTTGTTGTTGCTGCCTCTCCACGGTTGAAAAAGCATTCTAGTTTTGATGACCAGAGTGGAGATAAGCCTTTGCTTTTGCCTATTCGAAGCTTGAAGTCTCGATTATCTGATGAAGCTGAAGATGTTGATGTTCAATCTCTGAACAGGTCGATGAACTCCAAAAGATTTTCAAGCAATTCGAATAGAAAAGCAGAAGTTGAAGCTGATGCTGATGTTCAATCTCTAAATAGGTCAACAACCTTCAAAAGGTTTTCAAGCAATTCAAACAGAAATGGAGAAGTTGAAGCTGATGGTGTTggtgttgatgttgatgttcaATCTATAAGTAGGTCAACAATTTCTCAAAGATTTTCAAGCAATTCGAATAGAAAAGCTGAAGTTGAAGCTGATGATGTTGATGTCCATGTTCAGTCTCTAAATAGGTCAACATCTTCCAAAAGATTTTCATGCAATTCAAACAGAAACACAGAAGTTGAAAGTTCTAGAGTTGAGAACAAGAACAAAGAGAGCGTGGTGCTTCCTTCTCCGATTCCATGGCGTTCAAGATCAGGAAGATTGGAACCTAAGCAAGAAGAATTTGATGATGCCTTCAACATGATGCTTTCTCCTTCAAAGGAGGAATCTCGCCCAGTGAAGTCTCAACCTTCACGTGCTTCTTCGCGAGCAAGTTCGGTGTCTCCTTCGCCTTCTTTCTCATCAGAATCGCTTGCGAAGAACTCAGAGGACTCGGTGAGGAAGAAGGCCTTCTACAAGTCATGTCCTCCACCGCCTCCGCCACCGCCACCAATGATGTTTCACAAATCAGTGTCCATGAAGCCAAGGTATGGTGGTTCATTCAATGAAGAACCTTCCTTCAATAAGGAGTTGAAGAGAAGCTTCAAAAGTGAGAGGAACATGCCagtgggaaaaaaaattgatgaagaaAATAAACCCATGCAACGCACGTCGTTTAGAAGTGACAAGATCATGGGGCATGCAAGTGTGCCTCTTGTGTCACAGCCAGCAGAGAAAGAAAGCTTTCTTGTGGAATCTAATGATGATGAAGACGAGGATACGGAAACCGAGGACGAGGATGTTGGAGGAGGAAGAATCATTGTTCAGAATCAGAACAATGACAGTGGGAAGGGTCCACAAGTTATTGGTGGAGAAAGTTCAAAAACAGATGGTGATGAAGGACCAGATGTGGATAAGAAGGCTGATGAGTTCATTGCCAAGTTTAGAGAGCAAATAAGGCTTCAAAGAATTGAGTGTATCAAGAGGAGTACAAAGAGTGCAAGAAACTCCACAaggtaa
- the LOC114393641 gene encoding putative dual specificity protein phosphatase DSP8 gives MHIEELEGVEVLEGVEEGGSRFVGGYDAKRVLVGAGARALFYPTLFYNVVRNKIQTEFRWWDKVDEFILLGAVPFPIDVPHLKELGVRGVITLNESYETLVPTALYYAHGIDHLVIPTRDYCFAPSLHDICRAVDFIHENALSGRTTYVHCKAGRGRSTTIVICYLVHHKMMTPDAAYAYVKSIRPRVLLASSQWQAVQEYYYHLMVRRAVGCAPTANLLVKASQTAAGSRDLVMFDDNSVVMVTESDLEGYDPSSQSAMASEIWADLSVVYRVRVAGQAALARISCLWLRYATTDQKISSEKLSSRESSCSIRANHLGEISVDIHVY, from the exons ATGCATATAGAGGAATTGGAGGGAGTTGAGGTTTTAGAAGGTGTGGAGGAAGGAGGATCGAGGTTTGTGGGTGGTTATGATGCGAAAAGGGTGCTGGTTGGAGCAGGCGCTCGTGCGCTTTTCTATCCAACCCTGTTTTACAATGTCGTAAGGAATAAGATTCAGACCGAGTTTCGATGGTGGGATAAGGTTGATGAG TTCATATTGTTAGGTGCTGTTCCATTTCCTATAGATGTTCCCCACTTAAAGGAGCTCGGTGTTCGTGGGGTTATCACATTGAATGAGTCATATGAGActttggttccaacagcattaTATTAT GCTCATGGAATTGATCATCTGGTGATTCCTACTAGAGATTACTGTTTTGCTCCTTCTCTGCATGACATTTGCCGTGCTGTGGACTTCATACATG aaaatgCATTGTCGGGACGAACTACATATGTCCATTGCAAAGCTGGACGTGGTCGCAGCACGACTATTGTTATTTGTTATCTG GTGCACCACAAAATGATGACACCTGATGCTGCATATGCTTATGTGAAATCAATTCGACCAAGGGTGCTTCTAGCTTCCTCTCAGTGGCAA GCTGTCCAAGAATACTATTACCATCTTATGGTTAGGAGGGCTGTTGGATGTGCTCCCACAGCCAATCTATTAGTAAAGGCTTCTCAGACGGCAGCAGGTTCACGAGATCTTGTGATGTTTGATGACAATTCTGTAGTCATGGTAACAGAGTCAGATCTAGAAGGTTACGACCCAAGTAGTCAATCAGCCATGGCAAGTGAAATATGGGCAGATTTAAGTGTTGTATATCGTGTACGAGTTGCTGGACAGGCAGCACTGGCGAGAATATCATGCCTTTGGCTGCGATATGCTACTACCGACCAGAAGATTTCCTCGGAGAAACTGAGCAGCAGGGAAAGCAGTTGCTCAATCCGGGCTAATCACCTGGGAGAAATTAGTGTTGATATCCACGTGTACTGA
- the LOC114392440 gene encoding deSI-like protein At4g17486 → MPEFPSSSRLERVPNSERKSGSLVYLNVYDLTPANNYLYVFGVGIFHSGIEVHGMEYGFGAHEYPTSGIFEVEPRSCPGFIFRRSVLLGSTDMSSSEFRSFIERLSGKYHGDSYHLIAKNCNHFTDEVCQQLTGKPIPAWINRLARVGSFCNCLLPESLQVAAVRHLPEHLALSDDEELESDGLSDSEESEDEDSNHHLLTTSNGGELTIIKEKPMTLARDLL, encoded by the exons ATGCCGGAGTTCCCCTCGAGCTCGAGGTTGGAAAGGGTGCCAAATAGCGAGAGAAAGAGTGGTTCTTTGGTGTATCTCAATGTGTATGATCTTACACCTGCCAACAATTATCTTTACGTCTTTGGGGTTGGAATCTTTCATTCGGGCATAGAAG TGCATGGTATGGAGTATGGCTTTGGAGCACATGAGTACCCTACAAGTGGTATATTTGAGGTGGAACCCAGAAGCTGTCCCGGCTTCATCTTCAGACGTTCAGTATTGCTAGGCAGCACTGATATGTCTTCTTCAGAATTTCGTTCTTTCATCGAACGCCTTTCTGGAAAATATCATGGAGACAGTTACCATTTGATTGCTAAGAATTGCAACCATTTTACTGATGAAGTTTGCCAACAGCTAACTGGAAAGCCTATTCCTGCATGGATAAATCGGCTGGCTCGTGTTG GTTCTTTTTGCAATTGTCTTCTGCCAGAAAGCCTTCAGGTTGCTGCTGTTAGACATCTGCCTGAACATCTTGCACTTTCTG ACGACGAAGAACTGGAATCTGATGGCCTCTCAGATTCAGAGGAGAGTGAAGACGAGGATTCCAATCACCATCTGCTAACTACATCAAATGGTGGTGAACTCaccattataaaagaaaaaccaatgacTCTAGCACGGGACCTCCTatga
- the LOC114394022 gene encoding nudix hydrolase 8-like isoform X3: protein MELKSFSSCSVSTSEVAHVGRSYSTLISSFRHKVGVRFSTHFQCRRGLFLTTYCASDNTYLTDKAVISSVGQDNFAAETSSHRINGTNGSISRFYSTNLKLLDAFDDEYGGVVVHPDRLPSNPYTFASVLRLSLSQWKKMEGFQYHHAEPGYVMLTYWIPEGPSMLPANASHQVGVGGFVINDNNEVLVVQERHCSPTTLGLWKIPTGFILEAEEIYTGAVREVKEETGIDTEFVEVIAFRHAHNVAFEKSDLFFICMLRPLSSKIIVDDLEIAAAKWMPLVDFVEQPLIQEDSMFKKIVDIFIARLGKRYCGLSTHQVVSKFDGMVSSLYYNVIDNADNNCVGK, encoded by the exons ATGGAGCTGAAATCGTTCTCTTCTTGTTCTGTGTCCACATCTGAGGTTGCCCATGTTGGAAGATCCTACTCCACTTTGATCTCCAGTTTCAGACACAAAGTTGGAGTTAGATTTTCTACCCACTTCCAGTGTCGCAGAG GGTTGTTTCTGACGACTTATTGTGCCTCGGATAACACTTATTTGACAGATAAAGCAGTCATTAGTTCAGTTGGTCAAGATAATTTTGCAGCAGAAACGAGTTCCCATCGAATTAATGGAACAAATGGCTCAATTTCAAGATTCTATTCCACAAATCTGAAATTACTTGATGCCTTTGATGATGAATATGGGGGAGTTGTTGTTCATCCAGATAGGTTACCATCCAACCCATATACCTTTGCATCTGTGTTGCGTTTGTCTCTTTCTCAGTGGAAAAAGATG GAAGGCTTCCAATACCACCATGCAGAGCCAGGATATGTGATGTTAACATACTGGATTCCTGAAGGACCTAGCATGCTTCCAGCGAATGCATCACATCAAGTTGGAGTTGGGGGATTTGTCATCAATGACAACAATGAA GTGCTTGTAGTACAAGAGAGGCATTGTTCTCCAACAACTCTTGGTCTTTGGAAGATACCAACTGGATTCATTCTTGAG GCTGAGGAGATATATACAGGAGCTGTAAGAGAAGTGAAGGAGGAAACTGGG ATCGATACAGAGTTCGTTGAAGTCATAGCATTCAG GCATGCACATAATGTGGCCTTTGAGAAGTCAGATTTGTTCTTCATCTGTATGCTAAGACCCCTGTCATCTAAGATCATTGTTGATGATCTTGAAATTGCAGCAGCGAAG TGGATGCCCCTGGTTGACTTTGTAGAGCAACCACTCATCCAAGAAGACTCCATGTTCAAGAAAATCGTAGATATCTTCATTGCTCGTCTCGGGAAGCGATATTGTGGCTTGTCAACTCATCAAGTAGTTTCAAAGTTTGATGGCATGGTGTCTTCCTTATACTACAATGTCATTGACAATGCGGATAACAACTGTGTTGGAAAATGA
- the LOC114394022 gene encoding nudix hydrolase 8-like isoform X2, translating to MELKSFSSCSVSTSEVAHVGRSYSTLISSFRHKVGVRFSTHFQCRRDKAVISSVGQDNFAAETSSHRINGTNGSISRFYSTNLKLLDAFDDEYGGVVVHPDRLPSNPYTFASVLRLSLSQWKKMGKKGIWLKLPLDQSDLVPIAVKEGFQYHHAEPGYVMLTYWIPEGPSMLPANASHQVGVGGFVINDNNEVLVVQERHCSPTTLGLWKIPTGFILEAEEIYTGAVREVKEETGIDTEFVEVIAFRHAHNVAFEKSDLFFICMLRPLSSKIIVDDLEIAAAKWMPLVDFVEQPLIQEDSMFKKIVDIFIARLGKRYCGLSTHQVVSKFDGMVSSLYYNVIDNADNNCVGK from the exons ATGGAGCTGAAATCGTTCTCTTCTTGTTCTGTGTCCACATCTGAGGTTGCCCATGTTGGAAGATCCTACTCCACTTTGATCTCCAGTTTCAGACACAAAGTTGGAGTTAGATTTTCTACCCACTTCCAGTGTCGCAGAG ATAAAGCAGTCATTAGTTCAGTTGGTCAAGATAATTTTGCAGCAGAAACGAGTTCCCATCGAATTAATGGAACAAATGGCTCAATTTCAAGATTCTATTCCACAAATCTGAAATTACTTGATGCCTTTGATGATGAATATGGGGGAGTTGTTGTTCATCCAGATAGGTTACCATCCAACCCATATACCTTTGCATCTGTGTTGCGTTTGTCTCTTTCTCAGTGGAAAAAGATG GGAAAGAAGGGAATTTGGCTTAAGTTGCCTTTAGACCAATCTGACCTTGTTCCAATTGCTGTGAAG GAAGGCTTCCAATACCACCATGCAGAGCCAGGATATGTGATGTTAACATACTGGATTCCTGAAGGACCTAGCATGCTTCCAGCGAATGCATCACATCAAGTTGGAGTTGGGGGATTTGTCATCAATGACAACAATGAA GTGCTTGTAGTACAAGAGAGGCATTGTTCTCCAACAACTCTTGGTCTTTGGAAGATACCAACTGGATTCATTCTTGAG GCTGAGGAGATATATACAGGAGCTGTAAGAGAAGTGAAGGAGGAAACTGGG ATCGATACAGAGTTCGTTGAAGTCATAGCATTCAG GCATGCACATAATGTGGCCTTTGAGAAGTCAGATTTGTTCTTCATCTGTATGCTAAGACCCCTGTCATCTAAGATCATTGTTGATGATCTTGAAATTGCAGCAGCGAAG TGGATGCCCCTGGTTGACTTTGTAGAGCAACCACTCATCCAAGAAGACTCCATGTTCAAGAAAATCGTAGATATCTTCATTGCTCGTCTCGGGAAGCGATATTGTGGCTTGTCAACTCATCAAGTAGTTTCAAAGTTTGATGGCATGGTGTCTTCCTTATACTACAATGTCATTGACAATGCGGATAACAACTGTGTTGGAAAATGA
- the LOC114394022 gene encoding nudix hydrolase 8-like isoform X1 translates to MELKSFSSCSVSTSEVAHVGRSYSTLISSFRHKVGVRFSTHFQCRRGLFLTTYCASDNTYLTDKAVISSVGQDNFAAETSSHRINGTNGSISRFYSTNLKLLDAFDDEYGGVVVHPDRLPSNPYTFASVLRLSLSQWKKMGKKGIWLKLPLDQSDLVPIAVKEGFQYHHAEPGYVMLTYWIPEGPSMLPANASHQVGVGGFVINDNNEVLVVQERHCSPTTLGLWKIPTGFILEAEEIYTGAVREVKEETGIDTEFVEVIAFRHAHNVAFEKSDLFFICMLRPLSSKIIVDDLEIAAAKWMPLVDFVEQPLIQEDSMFKKIVDIFIARLGKRYCGLSTHQVVSKFDGMVSSLYYNVIDNADNNCVGK, encoded by the exons ATGGAGCTGAAATCGTTCTCTTCTTGTTCTGTGTCCACATCTGAGGTTGCCCATGTTGGAAGATCCTACTCCACTTTGATCTCCAGTTTCAGACACAAAGTTGGAGTTAGATTTTCTACCCACTTCCAGTGTCGCAGAG GGTTGTTTCTGACGACTTATTGTGCCTCGGATAACACTTATTTGACAGATAAAGCAGTCATTAGTTCAGTTGGTCAAGATAATTTTGCAGCAGAAACGAGTTCCCATCGAATTAATGGAACAAATGGCTCAATTTCAAGATTCTATTCCACAAATCTGAAATTACTTGATGCCTTTGATGATGAATATGGGGGAGTTGTTGTTCATCCAGATAGGTTACCATCCAACCCATATACCTTTGCATCTGTGTTGCGTTTGTCTCTTTCTCAGTGGAAAAAGATG GGAAAGAAGGGAATTTGGCTTAAGTTGCCTTTAGACCAATCTGACCTTGTTCCAATTGCTGTGAAG GAAGGCTTCCAATACCACCATGCAGAGCCAGGATATGTGATGTTAACATACTGGATTCCTGAAGGACCTAGCATGCTTCCAGCGAATGCATCACATCAAGTTGGAGTTGGGGGATTTGTCATCAATGACAACAATGAA GTGCTTGTAGTACAAGAGAGGCATTGTTCTCCAACAACTCTTGGTCTTTGGAAGATACCAACTGGATTCATTCTTGAG GCTGAGGAGATATATACAGGAGCTGTAAGAGAAGTGAAGGAGGAAACTGGG ATCGATACAGAGTTCGTTGAAGTCATAGCATTCAG GCATGCACATAATGTGGCCTTTGAGAAGTCAGATTTGTTCTTCATCTGTATGCTAAGACCCCTGTCATCTAAGATCATTGTTGATGATCTTGAAATTGCAGCAGCGAAG TGGATGCCCCTGGTTGACTTTGTAGAGCAACCACTCATCCAAGAAGACTCCATGTTCAAGAAAATCGTAGATATCTTCATTGCTCGTCTCGGGAAGCGATATTGTGGCTTGTCAACTCATCAAGTAGTTTCAAAGTTTGATGGCATGGTGTCTTCCTTATACTACAATGTCATTGACAATGCGGATAACAACTGTGTTGGAAAATGA